One Bradyrhizobium sp. ISRA464 genomic window carries:
- a CDS encoding ABC transporter permease — protein MSLFILRRILTLAATLFAASLIIFLVLDALPGNAAQMLMGADASPDAVRALAVKLGLDQPLTYRYLLWIKGMAVGDLGNSYVYGTPVVGLIAERLVLTVPLAIISMLITVVLALAAGIYTAANHNKLGDVGVMSLTQVGIALPNFWFAILLILLFAVKLQWLSAGGFAGWDDGIWPGLRSLLLPSISLAVVQAAILARVTRSAVLEVLREDFVRTARAKGLGKREVLWRHVLRNAMIPVMTVMGLQFANLLAGTIVIENVFYLPGLGRLIFQSIANRDLIVVRNCVMLLAAMVVVVNFVVDVLYAFIDPRIKVANL, from the coding sequence ATGAGCCTGTTCATCCTACGACGGATCCTGACCCTGGCAGCGACGCTGTTCGCCGCCTCGCTGATAATTTTCCTTGTGCTCGACGCGCTGCCCGGCAATGCCGCCCAGATGCTGATGGGCGCCGATGCCTCGCCCGACGCGGTGCGCGCGCTCGCCGTCAAGCTCGGGCTCGACCAGCCGCTCACCTACCGCTATCTGCTCTGGATCAAGGGCATGGCGGTCGGCGACCTCGGCAATAGCTATGTCTACGGCACGCCGGTCGTCGGCCTGATCGCGGAGCGGCTGGTGCTGACCGTGCCGCTCGCGATCATATCGATGCTGATCACGGTGGTGCTGGCGCTCGCCGCCGGCATCTACACCGCCGCCAATCACAACAAGCTCGGCGACGTCGGCGTGATGTCGCTGACCCAGGTCGGCATCGCGCTGCCGAATTTCTGGTTCGCGATCCTCCTGATCCTCCTGTTCGCGGTGAAGCTGCAATGGTTGTCCGCCGGTGGATTTGCCGGCTGGGACGACGGCATCTGGCCGGGCCTACGCTCGCTGCTGCTGCCGTCGATCTCGCTCGCCGTGGTGCAGGCCGCGATCCTTGCCCGCGTCACGCGCTCGGCCGTGCTGGAGGTGTTGCGCGAGGATTTCGTTCGTACTGCGCGCGCAAAAGGGCTCGGCAAGCGCGAGGTGCTGTGGCGCCATGTGCTGCGCAACGCCATGATCCCGGTCATGACAGTGATGGGCCTGCAATTCGCCAATCTGCTCGCCGGTACCATCGTGATCGAGAACGTGTTCTATCTGCCGGGCCTCGGCCGCCTGATCTTCCAGTCGATCGCCAACCGTGACCTGATCGTGGTGCGCAACTGCGTGATGCTGCTCGCGGCCATGGTCGTCGTCGTCAATTTCGTGGTCGATGTGCTCTATGCCTTCATCGATCCGCGCATCAAGGTCGCCAACCTGTGA
- a CDS encoding amidase yields the protein MSDDLCFPPAAELRARIGRKELSPVEVTRAVLARAERLQPELNCFITLCGDQAMAQANAAERQMMAGEPLGLLHGIPFTVKDIVNTKGVRTTFGAVPYQDNVPDNDAVAVARLRTQGGILIGKTTTPEFGSKCLTDSPLFGRTRNAWSAERSSGGSSGGAAVAVASGIAPLAVATDGGGSTRIPAACNGVVGIKQSNGVIPHSQVQDAFGNQTYVTPTTRTVADTALMLQAMAGEDASDPWSIGVPVPDYLDMAAPRGDLRGKKVLFCLSPPGRPVSADVAAMFKASLGRLADLGAELEEFPGEGFDIEPIWRAINHTVWRTRFEKLAADHPNDLSVTFLKQLALAAKVSGVDYQQAMFDRTALFRRVQLLFARGDLLAMPTLTRTALPIDQDLFGTIDIDGRSFDSVRPHWFPWTMLFNMTGHPAISIPAGFGRDGLPIGLHLVGRFRADAELLRVAALFEAASDLLGRWPS from the coding sequence ATGAGCGACGATCTCTGTTTCCCGCCGGCCGCTGAGCTGCGCGCCCGCATCGGCCGCAAGGAGTTGTCCCCCGTCGAGGTCACCCGCGCGGTGCTTGCGCGCGCCGAGCGTTTGCAGCCCGAATTGAACTGCTTCATCACGCTGTGCGGCGACCAGGCGATGGCGCAGGCAAATGCCGCCGAGCGGCAAATGATGGCCGGCGAACCGCTCGGCCTGCTGCACGGCATTCCGTTCACGGTCAAGGATATCGTCAACACCAAGGGCGTGCGGACGACCTTTGGCGCGGTGCCGTATCAGGACAACGTGCCTGACAACGACGCCGTGGCGGTGGCCCGGCTGCGTACGCAGGGCGGAATATTGATCGGCAAGACCACGACACCGGAGTTCGGCAGCAAGTGCCTGACCGACTCGCCGCTGTTCGGCCGCACGCGCAATGCGTGGAGTGCCGAACGGTCCAGCGGCGGCTCGAGCGGCGGCGCGGCGGTGGCCGTCGCGAGCGGCATCGCGCCGCTGGCGGTTGCGACCGATGGTGGCGGCTCGACCCGGATTCCCGCGGCCTGCAATGGCGTCGTCGGGATCAAGCAGAGCAACGGTGTGATCCCGCACAGCCAGGTGCAGGACGCTTTCGGCAACCAGACCTATGTCACGCCGACCACGCGCACCGTCGCCGACACAGCATTGATGCTGCAGGCGATGGCCGGCGAGGACGCGTCCGATCCCTGGTCGATCGGCGTGCCGGTCCCTGATTATCTCGACATGGCCGCGCCGCGCGGCGATCTCAGGGGCAAGAAAGTCCTGTTCTGTCTGTCGCCGCCGGGGCGGCCGGTGAGCGCGGACGTGGCCGCAATGTTCAAGGCCAGCCTTGGTCGGCTCGCTGATCTCGGGGCGGAGCTCGAGGAGTTTCCCGGCGAAGGTTTTGACATCGAGCCGATCTGGCGCGCCATCAACCACACCGTCTGGCGCACCCGTTTCGAGAAGCTCGCGGCCGATCATCCCAATGATCTGAGCGTGACCTTCCTCAAACAGCTCGCGCTCGCCGCGAAGGTCAGCGGCGTCGACTACCAGCAGGCGATGTTCGACCGCACCGCGCTGTTCCGCCGCGTGCAGTTGCTCTTCGCGCGCGGCGATCTGCTTGCGATGCCGACCCTGACCCGCACCGCGCTGCCGATCGACCAGGACCTGTTCGGCACCATCGATATCGACGGCCGGAGCTTCGACAGCGTGCGGCCGCACTGGTTTCCCTGGACCATGCTGTTCAACATGACCGGGCACCCCGCGATCAGCATCCCGGCCGGCTTCGGCCGCGATGGCCTGCCGATCGGCCTGCATCTGGTCGGCCGCTTCCGGGCCGATGCGGAACTGCTGCGCGTCGCTGCGCTGTTCGAGGCGGCGAGCGACCTGCTCGGCCGCTGGCCGTCCTGA
- a CDS encoding carbohydrate kinase codes for MLLSCGDALIDFLPSTTADGREALTPAVGGSCLNIAIGMARLDVPTGFVGGISTDTFGKMIADHAANSAVDLRYATRSDHQATLAFARVTGTETQYAFYDADTASRNWVYRRGAIALSDVECVHTGSTTLVNDKGAAETLAFIDDARASVTISLDPNCRPNLVTDKDAYRARMLTFCRKADIVKMSDVDFAYLFGDEPYADRAETLLSEGVSLVVITRGNNGACAWHRQAGPIEVESPVVKVVDTIGAGDSFQAAMLAALHRLGRIERRRLGAITAAELRRALSFACKCAAFTCTRAGADPPRSRELPADTW; via the coding sequence ATGCTGCTCAGTTGCGGAGATGCGCTGATCGATTTCCTGCCGTCGACGACGGCGGATGGACGCGAGGCCCTGACGCCCGCGGTCGGCGGCTCCTGCCTCAACATCGCGATCGGGATGGCGCGGCTCGATGTCCCGACGGGCTTCGTCGGCGGCATCTCCACCGATACGTTCGGCAAGATGATCGCCGACCACGCCGCAAACTCGGCCGTCGACCTTCGCTACGCGACACGCAGCGATCACCAGGCGACGCTGGCGTTTGCGCGCGTGACCGGGACCGAGACCCAATACGCCTTCTATGACGCGGATACGGCGTCGCGAAACTGGGTCTACCGGCGCGGTGCGATTGCGCTCAGCGATGTCGAGTGCGTTCACACCGGTTCGACGACACTCGTCAACGATAAGGGCGCGGCCGAGACGCTGGCCTTCATCGACGATGCACGGGCGAGCGTGACGATCTCGCTCGATCCGAATTGCCGGCCGAACCTGGTCACGGACAAGGATGCCTACCGCGCGCGCATGCTGACGTTCTGCCGCAAGGCCGACATCGTGAAGATGTCCGACGTCGACTTCGCCTATCTCTTCGGCGACGAGCCCTACGCCGACAGGGCGGAGACGCTGCTGTCGGAGGGGGTATCCCTTGTTGTCATCACGCGCGGGAACAACGGCGCCTGCGCCTGGCACCGGCAGGCCGGGCCGATCGAGGTCGAGTCGCCAGTGGTGAAAGTGGTGGATACGATCGGCGCCGGCGACAGTTTCCAGGCCGCAATGCTGGCGGCGCTGCACCGGCTCGGCCGCATCGAGCGGCGGCGCTTAGGCGCCATCACCGCGGCCGAACTCAGGCGGGCGCTGTCCTTCGCCTGCAAATGCGCCGCCTTCACGTGCACCCGTGCGGGGGCCGATCCGCCGCGCAGCCGCGAGTTGCCCGCCGACACCTGGTAG
- a CDS encoding FGGY-family carbohydrate kinase, translated as MRQAYIGVDVGSASARAGVCDEVGKLLGVARHPIRVWHEAGDIVEQSSEDIWAACVASVRGAMREAGVAAEHVKGIGFDATCSLVVLDAAGQPLTVSPSGDHARNVVVWMDHRAMDETAFVNATGDRVLRYVGGVISPEMEIPKILWLKRRLPVTFAAAGHFFDLADYLSFRATGSLARSTCTVTCKWTYVAGEGGWSESFLKRVGLEALAADRFVRIGSEIVPPGSPLGRGLSEHAARDLGLLPGTAVGASLIDAHAGGVGAIGGRDGSGADVDVCKRLAYIMGTSACIMATTVEPCFVPGVWGPYYSGMVPGFWLNEGGQSAAGAAIDHLLKSHPAHADVQAAAKAEGIDVIEHLEKRILTRAGSAGAAALLARNVHVLPEFLGNRSPYADPGSRAVIAGLDLDTDVSAMERLFVAGLCGLAYGLADVIDALQAHGASGKTIVIGGGASRSPLVRQIMADTTGYTVALPQTQEPVLLGAAMLGAVASGGHNSINAAMAGMSALGRLSEPTKPEMADFHQRKRGVHRMLRELDRGARETMTRAPGEALSI; from the coding sequence ATGCGGCAAGCCTATATCGGCGTGGACGTCGGGAGCGCGAGCGCCCGGGCGGGGGTGTGCGATGAGGTCGGCAAACTGCTGGGCGTGGCCCGGCATCCGATCCGCGTCTGGCACGAGGCCGGCGACATCGTCGAGCAGTCGTCCGAGGACATCTGGGCGGCCTGCGTCGCCTCCGTCCGCGGCGCGATGCGCGAGGCCGGGGTCGCGGCCGAGCACGTCAAGGGGATCGGCTTTGACGCGACCTGTTCGCTCGTGGTGCTCGATGCGGCCGGACAGCCGCTCACGGTGAGCCCGTCGGGCGATCATGCGCGCAACGTCGTGGTCTGGATGGACCACCGCGCGATGGACGAAACCGCGTTCGTCAACGCGACAGGCGATCGCGTGCTACGCTACGTCGGCGGCGTCATCTCCCCGGAAATGGAGATCCCGAAAATCCTCTGGCTGAAGCGGCGCCTGCCCGTGACCTTCGCCGCCGCGGGACACTTCTTCGATCTCGCCGACTATCTCTCGTTCCGCGCCACCGGATCGCTGGCGCGATCGACCTGCACGGTGACCTGCAAGTGGACCTATGTGGCGGGCGAGGGCGGCTGGAGCGAATCCTTCCTCAAGCGGGTCGGGCTCGAAGCGCTGGCCGCTGACCGTTTCGTGCGGATCGGCAGCGAGATCGTGCCGCCCGGCTCGCCGCTCGGCCGCGGGCTGTCGGAGCATGCCGCCCGTGACCTCGGCCTGCTGCCGGGAACGGCGGTCGGCGCCTCGCTGATCGATGCCCATGCCGGCGGGGTCGGCGCGATCGGCGGCCGCGACGGATCCGGCGCCGATGTCGATGTCTGCAAGCGGCTGGCCTACATCATGGGGACGTCGGCCTGCATCATGGCCACCACCGTCGAGCCCTGTTTCGTGCCGGGCGTCTGGGGGCCGTATTACTCGGGCATGGTGCCGGGCTTCTGGCTGAACGAGGGCGGTCAATCCGCAGCCGGTGCGGCGATCGATCATCTGCTCAAATCGCATCCGGCGCATGCCGATGTTCAAGCCGCAGCGAAGGCTGAAGGCATCGATGTCATCGAGCATCTCGAGAAGCGCATCCTGACCCGGGCCGGCAGTGCGGGCGCCGCGGCGCTGCTGGCGCGCAATGTGCACGTCCTGCCGGAGTTCCTCGGCAACCGCTCGCCCTATGCCGATCCGGGATCGCGCGCCGTGATCGCGGGGCTCGATCTCGACACCGATGTGTCTGCGATGGAACGGCTGTTCGTCGCCGGCCTGTGCGGGCTCGCCTATGGCCTCGCCGACGTCATCGACGCGCTGCAGGCCCATGGCGCCAGTGGCAAGACCATCGTGATCGGCGGTGGCGCGAGCCGCAGCCCGCTGGTCCGCCAGATCATGGCCGATACCACGGGATACACGGTGGCGTTGCCGCAGACGCAGGAGCCGGTGCTGCTGGGCGCTGCGATGCTGGGCGCGGTCGCAAGCGGCGGGCACAACTCGATCAACGCGGCGATGGCCGGCATGTCGGCGCTCGGGCGCCTGAGCGAGCCGACCAAGCCCGAGATGGCCGATTTCCACCAACGCAAGCGCGGCGTGCACAGGATGCTGCGGGAGCTCGATCGCGGAGCGCGCGAGACCATGACGCGGGCGCCCGGCGAAGCGCTTTCGATCTGA